The nucleotide window GCATACCTGATACAGAGAGGGTAAAGGGACGGCTCTGTTTTCATATTATTACAACAGCAAATTCCAATAAATTTATCTCAGCATTCTTTAAGGTAAGGGACAGCGTGGAAACTTTTATTGACACGGAAGGCCTGTTTCCCTGGAAATTTGTCAAAAAAATTCGGGAGGGCAGGTACCGCTCTGAAAAGTATGTTGAATATGATCAGGTTAATCATGTTGTAATTGAAAATAAAAGAGATACCTTAAGAGTAGGCTCATTTATCCAGGGTGTCCTCTCATCTTTCTACTATACCCGTTTAATGGAGCTGAAACCGGGGATTTATTTTGATATAGATAATTACGGTGACGGAAAGCTGTATCCTTTAAGGGTATTTGTCCGGAAGAGGCAAAAAGTAAAGGTCCCTGCAGGTACATTCAAATGTATTGTTGTTGAACCGGTTATGAGAGTTGAGGGTATTTTTAAGCAAAAGGGGAAACTTACGATATGGCTTACTGATGATGAATCGAGGATGCCTGTGCTAATGAAGAGTAAGGCTCTTATCGGATCCGTAAGTGTTAAGCTGAGAAAATTTAAAAGAGGAAAAATTTTTAAAAACAGAGAAAGGGCGGAGTAATGTCCCGGTATAAAGAGATTGATCTTTCAAAGATAACGCCTACGTCAATAGAAGACAGAGACAGTAAAGTGGAAACAGGCCAGATGGCAGCTGTTCCGCAGCAGGGGATGAAGATGTCCGAATTTTTCAGCGGGCTGCCTCCTGTTCTTGCTGCGGGAGATTTTAAATTTATTGTTGAGAAAATAGCTGATGCAGTTATAAATAAAAAGCCTGTAATTTTAATGATGGGAGCTCACGTTATTAAAGTAGGCCTTGGCCCTGTAGTTATTGATCTTATGGAGCAGGGCATTTTGAGCAGCGTGGCTTTTAACGGTGCAGGGGCAATACATGATTCTGAACTTGCATATTTCGGCAAGACTTCCGAAGATGTGGGCAGATTTCTTAAAGACGGAAAGTTCGGAATGGCAAAAGAGACAGCGGAAATTCTGAACTCTTCTGCAGACTATGCAATGGAGAATAGCCTTGGTTTCGGAGAGGCTGTCGGGGGAAAAATTACAAATGATTCTCCCCGATATAAGAATGTCAGTATAACAGCGGCTGGTTTCCGTCTTGGCATTCCTGTTACGGTTCATGTGGCTGTTGGAACTGATATTGTCCATCAGCATCCCGGTGCAAGAGGTATGGCCATAGGAGATGCCAGTATGCGCGATTTCAGGATTTTTGCAAATGAAGTTTCAGGATTGGGCGATGGAGGAGTAGTACTGGTTTTCGGATCTTCTGTTATCCTCCCTGAAGTTTTTCTTAAAGCACTTACAATTGCAAGAAACATCCACGGTGAAATTATCAACTTCTACACTGCAAATTTTGATATGATTCGTCATTATCGGCCCTGGATGAATGTTGTGACACGGCCGGTTCAGCAGGGAGGCAGAGGTGTTGCAATTGTCGGACATCATGAGATTATGATGCCGCTTTTATCTGCTGCTGTAAAGGAAGAGATGCATAAAAGAAAAAAATAATGTAAACTTTAGTAAACTCAGGGCATTCAAAAAATACTTGCTGATCTTTCATGAAGCGGCTGTGTTATAAACCTGTTCGATCTAATTGCATGGATCCCGTACAAACTGAATGTGCGGCAATCTCTAAAATTTCAGTTTTATGATACAGAGTCTCTGCAGGTACTCAGTTGTCTGCTTATAATTTTCCCTCATAGTGTAAAGAAAATCATACTGTTTGTATAATATTTCATACAATGCTGCCAGTATTTCAGCAGCTATTGATATAATAGATAAGAATCGAACCATTTTATTGGTTTTGATAACTATCGTATTAATAGATACTTATGGTACACTTAATGATTATACGGAAATTATTTTATTTATATCGTTGTTTAGGTATAAAATTTGCTAATAAGTTAAAATATGGGAAACTATTATGAAAACAGTATGTTGTCAACGATTGCTGAACTCGGCACACCTGCACCGATTCTCGTTTTTGATGCGGATGATCGTTTCAGTGTGACTCTTTTGGAAATTATCAAACCGTATGGATTTTCTGTGGATGCGGTTTATAACAAGTCCAGTCTTTTGCGTGCATGTAAAAAAGGTAATTATAAAGTAGTTTTTATTGATTTGAAAACAGCCGGAACAAGAAGCCTTGACCTTGTACAAAGAATTAAAAGGATGCTTCCGTTTATCCAGCCTGTTATTGTTTTCGGCTGGGGAAGTGAAACCGGTTTTAATTTTTCACTTAATAATAATGTTTTTGATTTTGTAAGAAAGCCTGTCGATCCGGAGCAGATCGTATTTACCATAAAGAATGCAGCAGATTTATCTGACCTGAAACGTGAAAGATGGCTTTTACTTAAAAACGCAAAAGAACAGTTTGAAATTATCGGGCAGAGCAGGCCTGTATTGGAGATAAAAAATCTCATTGAAAAGACATGGAATTCCTGCATTAATGTTTTAATTATCGGAGATCAGGGAACAGGCAAGGAGCTGATTGCCAATTCAATTCATATGAATAGTGCAAGAGCGGCAATGCCCTTTATGCATATAGATGTAAAAAACGAAAATTTCAGGAGTCTGGAAAAAATACTTTTTGGCTCTATTGATGAAATAAATGGTTTGAATCAGGGAGTATTTTCACAAGCAGAGCACGGTACTGTATATTTGAGTAATATTGACAAAATGGATTTAAAGACTCAGGCAAAATTGCTGAGCCTTATTGAACAAGGTATTGTTGAAGTAGAGGGCGGAACTCTAAGCCTTGGCAGAGATACCAGAATTATTGCATCTTCGGAAACAGGCCTGGAAGAAGCAGTACTTAAAGGGAAGTTCAGAAGAGAACTTTTATACCGACTTAATGTTATAAATATAAAAATTCCGCCTCTAAGAGACAGAAAAGATGATATTCCTCTTCTTTTCGATTATTTTTCCAATAAATTTTCTAAAATGTATGATTGTTCCGGAAAAACCATAACCCCGGGTGTGATGAAGATTATCAGAGATTACGACTGGCCTGGCAATGTGGGAGAATTGAGAAATTTTACTGCAAGGCTGTTTCTCTTTTTTAAAGAAGAAATAAGGCCGGAACATGCTGATTTGCTGCTTAAAAACTGGGAATGGCTGTAAATTCCAATCCTTTACAGTCCTTCTGCTTCCATTTGGACTCATCTATAAGTTATCAACCTGCAATTAACAGCCTCTTTTTGCCAACAGTGAACTGCGAGTTGCTAACTGTTGATTTATTTCCTGCCGAATCTTGTTGCTATTGTTGCACCGAATCCGGGAATCCAGGCAATAATATAAACTACAATAACAGTCAGGAAGAAAGTTGTCTGCAGAATCGGGCTGATAAAGGATGAAATTTTCATGAGGATTGACGGAAGTTCTACTGCGAAAAATCCGGTTAATAAAATAATAAATGCGGATTTTGTTTTCACTCCCGCTCTTGGAAGAATATGCTTCCCTACTGAAAGGCTGCAAGCTGTTATCCCTACAAGAAAAGCGGAGAGAACAGCAATCGGGAGCAGGAAAATGGCTACGGGAATACCGATTATAGTTGTTACAAGAATAAGGAAAACAGCAGGCAGAACAATTATTCCTATTACGCCTATTACAAGTGATTTAAGATAGTATTTTGAGAAATATGCATGCACCCTTTCTATGGATTCTTTAAAAGAGTAGAAAATTATCGTTATGACAGAAAGCGTTATAAAGAACCACATCAGCCTGATTATGAGTGCTATAAATGGAAATTTTCTGATTTTAAAAAAGGGAAGGCTTAGTACTTTGCCAAGATTAAATATGTTGGTTGAGCCCATGATGTGTGCTCCGCGATCTATATCAGTTGTACCGAACACACTTACAACATCTTTATGAATTAAACTTGTTGATGCAAGGCGGATATGCCCTGACACAACAATTACCCCGCCTTCTACTTCACCGTAAATATCAGCATTGCCTCCGATCACAACTATATCTCCTGTCACAAATTCATTGCGGCCTACAAGTACATCGTCACCGAATTTGACAATACCTTTACGCTGTGTCCTGTTGGGGTTGTTGAGAATGTGTGCAAAATAGAGGAGCAAGGTGTCCCTGCTGCCTTTTGTTTGTAATGCCATTTTTGAAAGTTTCGGCATGTATTTTAACATTGAGTCAATAGCATCTGCTTTGATATTTATCTGGAATACAGGGTCAGGAGATTCCGAATTGTCACTTTTATGCTGAATTAATACATCTGAATAGAGCCGCATATTTTCACGAAGCTTTTTTAACTGCCTTTTTGCAGCGGATGTGTCCTGCTGTGCATAAGCAGAAACAAAAAGAGATAGAATGATAAATAAAGACTGGATTTTTTTCATCGGATTATTCCTGTATTTTCTTTTTTAACATTTCTCTGGCCCGAAAGATTCTGGCTTTGACAGTTCCGATAGGAATTTTGAGTATTTTGCTGATATCCTCATAAGAATAATCTTCCTGATGCCTTAGAACAAGCGCACGTTTGTATTTTTCAGGCAGGGATTCAATCTGCTCAAGAATATTGTCAATGCTTTCTTTATACAGAAGATTTTTATCCGGGCTGAATGATTCGTCTTTTATCTCATGAGTAATTTCACCCTTGCTGAATTTTATCGGTTTATCAATGGAAAATGTTTTCAGTTTTCTTTTTCTTATTGTGTCTATGCTGTGGTTAAAAGCAATTTTATACAGCCATGTTGAAAATGCATATTTGTTGTTGTAGCTTTCCAGGGACTTAAATGCTTTGAGAAAAGTCTCCTGAACCAGATCCTCAGTCTCTTCTCTGTTTTTAATGATTTGGTATATCATTTTAAATATTCCCGGCTGATACCTGTCCATCAGGGCTTTAAATGCATACTGCTTGCCCTGCAGTGCATCATCAACGAATTTTTGGATATTTTTTTTAACCACGCTTCACCAATTTATTAATACGGAAGGATCTTTTGAAGGTTTTGAGAAAAGTACATAAAAATATTATGGGATTCAAGAAAAAAAAAGATTACATTATATAATTCGCTGTAATAAATAACTGTGTACGGAGATTAATAAATGGAGAATGCATCATCTCTTTCTGCAAAAAGAAAGTTTTTGGCAGCTCATCTGCCTGCATTTTTAATGGCAGTTTTAATATTGACAGTATCGTCAATACCGAGGCTGCAAGCTCCGAGTATCGGAATAGAGCTTGAAGATAAGGCAGCACATTTTTTTGAATATTCTATTTTCTCGATTTTGGTCTACAGATCCCTTGCAGCAGGCAGAAAAAGCAGAAGAGAAGCATTTTTGTTAACAATTATGTTTATGTTTGTTTTTGGTGCAGCTGATGAACTGCACCAGAAGTTCATTCCCGGAAGATTTGCTGAAGTTCTTGATTTTATTGCTGATGTGTCAGGAGCAGTATCAGGAGTTATACTGTTTCATTTTTTGAATAAGCACTATTTAATGCGTAAATGAAATTTTTTTATTGACTTTTAATAATAATTTTGTCATTTTAGAAAGTCAAATCCAGTTTAAAAAACAATATATTTTAAAATAAAAGGAGGTGATTGGAATGGCAGAGATGGCTTATTGTGTAAAGTGCCGTGAAAAAACAGAAATGGTTGACGCAGAGAGAGTAACAATGAAAAACGGCAGACCTGCTATGAAAGGCAAGTGTGCAAAATGCGGGACAGGAATGTATAAGATTCTACCTACCAAGTAGGCAGAGGTAAATTGAGTAAAGGAGGTCTTAATGACTGAAGTGCGGTTTGACTATCGGGATATTTTCCGTTCGGCCAGACTGGCATTCAGCTTCCAGCGCTTGTGGATCCAGTTTGTCAGCTTTATTATAGGATGGGCAGGCTATGTTGTCTTTACATATCTGAGCCTGTTGGCTGGAGGAAATAATTTGGGAGTTGTCTTATCCCGATACGGGTTAGTACCCGGTGTTGTAGGATTAAATCTTCCATGGTATAGTTGGGTTATTTTTAGCATAGGTGCAATATTTATGCTGTTTTTCTGGCTTGTAGGAGCTACAGGTGTGGCAAGAGCAACTTATATGCATCTTAAAGGGAATACATTCTATACATGGAAAGAAGCTTTTGTTTTTGCGTTAAAAACAAAAGGCGGATCTGTAATTTCAACTCCTGTTGCAATTACCGCAATTGCATTCTTTACATGCATCGGCGGATTATTTATCGGATTGTTGGGCAGAATCCCGTATATTGGTGAACTGGGGATTTCCCTGTTTACTCTTTTATGGTTCGGAGCTGCATGTTTTGTAGTGTTTATTGTGCTTGCTATTGTTGTTTCAATGTTTCTTACACCCTCAATTCTTGCAACAACAGACGATGATGCTTTTGAAGGAATGTTCCAGAGCTTTTCTGTGCTTTACGGACAGCCCTGGCGTTTTATTGTTTATGAGATTCTGCTCCTCGTTGTTGTTGTGCTGAGCTTTGGAGTTGTTGCCTTTTTTGTTAAAGAGACATGGCTGGTTATGAATCAAATCCTGATAATGGGAATGGGTGATAAATTTGTCAATATCTCTTATGGCGCATCATATCAGCTCCAGAGCTGGATATATCCTGTTGTAGCCTGGGTAAGAGCAGGATTGGGTGATTATTCGGGTTATTTCTTTTTCAGCCGTGAACTGATAAGCCTTCAGATGCCGATGATTTCAGTGATCTCTTCCTGGATAATGGGTATTTTCCTTCTTTTTATAGGCGGGCTTGTTATTTCTTATCCAATGGCTGTATTTAATGCAGGGAATACCATTATATTTCTTGCCTTAAAGAAGAAAAAGGATGGCGAGAATCTTCTTGAAAGAAAAGACCGCGAGGAGGAAGAAGAGGAGGAACTTTCCGAAGAAGAAGCGGAATCAGGCAAAGAGGATAACAACAAAGAAAAAGAATGAGTTTTCAAATATAGTTTAATTTAAAGGCGCCGTTTTTTAAAAAGACAGGCGCCTTTTCTATGAAGGCCTTATGAAATATAATGATATGTTATCAGGACGTTTTTTAAAGAGGGAAAACAGATTTACGGTTTTTGTTGATTTGAATGGCAGAACTGTTATAGCGCATATGGCAAATTCCGGACGCTTAAGGGAGCTGCTTGTTCCTGGACGGAAAGCTATAGCCCTGAAAAATGCCGTACCATGGGCCGGAAAGAAAAGCATAAAACATGAAAATCAAAAAGCAATAACACTCTCTGCATACATTAGTCAAACAGACATAATTTAATGATGGGTCTTTTTTTATTTTTGAAATAAAACGGATTGATATTATTCCTTTAATTTTTTAAAGGCTACCGATTTATTTTAAAATCCTTGCACCCCCCGAAAAAACAGTTAAAGAAAGCATCATAAAATTTTATAATTAAAAGAGTTAGTATGCATAAATAAGTTGAAAAAGGTTCTCCGGTTTGTTTTAGTATCAAGCAGAAGGATTACCGGCATCTGCAAATCTCCGTTAAAAAAATGAAGAAAAGCGAACGCCCGGAATCAAATTCTGTCTGAGTCCCGATTTAACTATATGTATAATCAGACAGAAAAATCGGGACGAGTTTATTTGATTCAGAGAGCTTTTTTACATTTTTAGGAGATTTGCAGCAGCCGGTGTTTTTTGGGTACTTTTTTTTAAAAAAAGTACCGCACCGCAGGTTTAGATTAACATTATTATAAATCATTTTTCCGATTCGGACTATTATATTTTGATAAAGAGACTCGGGATTCAGACAGCCGAACTTTCTTAACGCTGC belongs to bacterium and includes:
- a CDS encoding DUF3108 domain-containing protein, translating into MKLLYIPALIIMLYTKPCIQDTTVRVITDTTDTAAVVSHSDSINSDILSLQDTLAVEADTAFSVPDSVKMINEAFGIGEDLVFDIGYGIIKAGTATMSIPDTERVKGRLCFHIITTANSNKFISAFFKVRDSVETFIDTEGLFPWKFVKKIREGRYRSEKYVEYDQVNHVVIENKRDTLRVGSFIQGVLSSFYYTRLMELKPGIYFDIDNYGDGKLYPLRVFVRKRQKVKVPAGTFKCIVVEPVMRVEGIFKQKGKLTIWLTDDESRMPVLMKSKALIGSVSVKLRKFKRGKIFKNRERAE
- a CDS encoding sigma-54-dependent Fis family transcriptional regulator codes for the protein MLSTIAELGTPAPILVFDADDRFSVTLLEIIKPYGFSVDAVYNKSSLLRACKKGNYKVVFIDLKTAGTRSLDLVQRIKRMLPFIQPVIVFGWGSETGFNFSLNNNVFDFVRKPVDPEQIVFTIKNAADLSDLKRERWLLLKNAKEQFEIIGQSRPVLEIKNLIEKTWNSCINVLIIGDQGTGKELIANSIHMNSARAAMPFMHIDVKNENFRSLEKILFGSIDEINGLNQGVFSQAEHGTVYLSNIDKMDLKTQAKLLSLIEQGIVEVEGGTLSLGRDTRIIASSETGLEEAVLKGKFRRELLYRLNVINIKIPPLRDRKDDIPLLFDYFSNKFSKMYDCSGKTITPGVMKIIRDYDWPGNVGELRNFTARLFLFFKEEIRPEHADLLLKNWEWL
- a CDS encoding polymer-forming cytoskeletal protein; translation: MKKIQSLFIILSLFVSAYAQQDTSAAKRQLKKLRENMRLYSDVLIQHKSDNSESPDPVFQINIKADAIDSMLKYMPKLSKMALQTKGSRDTLLLYFAHILNNPNRTQRKGIVKFGDDVLVGRNEFVTGDIVVIGGNADIYGEVEGGVIVVSGHIRLASTSLIHKDVVSVFGTTDIDRGAHIMGSTNIFNLGKVLSLPFFKIRKFPFIALIIRLMWFFITLSVITIIFYSFKESIERVHAYFSKYYLKSLVIGVIGIIVLPAVFLILVTTIIGIPVAIFLLPIAVLSAFLVGITACSLSVGKHILPRAGVKTKSAFIILLTGFFAVELPSILMKISSFISPILQTTFFLTVIVVYIIAWIPGFGATIATRFGRK
- a CDS encoding sigma-70 family RNA polymerase sigma factor, whose protein sequence is MVKKNIQKFVDDALQGKQYAFKALMDRYQPGIFKMIYQIIKNREETEDLVQETFLKAFKSLESYNNKYAFSTWLYKIAFNHSIDTIRKRKLKTFSIDKPIKFSKGEITHEIKDESFSPDKNLLYKESIDNILEQIESLPEKYKRALVLRHQEDYSYEDISKILKIPIGTVKARIFRAREMLKKKIQE
- a CDS encoding VanZ family protein → MENASSLSAKRKFLAAHLPAFLMAVLILTVSSIPRLQAPSIGIELEDKAAHFFEYSIFSILVYRSLAAGRKSRREAFLLTIMFMFVFGAADELHQKFIPGRFAEVLDFIADVSGAVSGVILFHFLNKHYLMRK